From a single Alloactinosynnema sp. L-07 genomic region:
- a CDS encoding XRE family transcriptional regulator, with the protein MAFYIDLLSEQGPLLSEPYTRQLEGKLRELRLHLDGDAVRVTYWIAAGRRIILLTVFRKTRMREEREICQGRAGVTTMRRAGTCGGGLRRMSDDRDWEQLRDRRLTEPGAHEAYEAARLAYELGTSVRRMREARGWTQAKLAETADMTQPAIARFEAGGTVPTIPLLERLAHALSADLVVRFDPRPSAA; encoded by the coding sequence GTGGCGTTCTACATTGATCTGCTGTCGGAGCAGGGGCCGCTGTTGAGCGAGCCGTATACGCGGCAGTTGGAAGGCAAGTTGCGTGAGCTTCGCCTGCACCTCGACGGTGATGCGGTCAGGGTGACGTACTGGATCGCGGCAGGGAGGCGGATCATCCTCCTCACTGTCTTTCGCAAGACTCGTATGCGGGAAGAGCGGGAGATTTGCCAGGGCCGTGCGGGCGTTACGACGATGCGTCGCGCAGGAACATGTGGTGGAGGACTGAGGCGGATGTCGGATGATCGGGACTGGGAACAGCTTCGTGACCGCAGGCTGACCGAACCAGGCGCCCACGAGGCGTATGAGGCGGCTCGGCTCGCATACGAGCTGGGGACGTCGGTGCGCCGGATGCGCGAAGCGCGTGGGTGGACGCAGGCCAAGCTGGCGGAGACGGCCGACATGACTCAACCGGCGATCGCACGCTTTGAAGCGGGTGGGACGGTGCCCACGATTCCGCTTCTCGAACGGCTGGCGCACGCACTGTCGGCGGACCTGGTCGTTCGGTTCGACCCGCGTCCATCGGCCGCCTAA
- a CDS encoding 3-hydroxyacyl-CoA dehydrogenase NAD-binding domain-containing protein, which produces MLTQEQALAAFPDEVVTRAVTRLIKVPGLDKPVAFITIDNGHDHTRPSTFGPQSLVSLNAAFDAAVAAEPAAIAVTGKPFIFAVGADLSGVEQIAERERALEIAQAGHDVFRRFTESKIPTFAFINGAVMGGGLELGLSCHYRTLSAGAAAIALPEVFLGLFPGWGGTQLLPNLIGPDAAVTVIFENALAQNKMLKPKQALELGITDALFDSADFLEQSLLWLASVVNGQVTPARREIDRGAEWDAAVARAKAIVHGKTKGASPGAEQALELLELARENNLDKGYAAETEALANVLMTDPLRAGLYSFNLVQKRARKPAGAPDKSLARPVTKVGIVGAGLMASQMALLFARQLKVPVVLTDIDQARVDKGVGYVHSEIDKLQGKGRVSPDGANRLKALVSGSLDKAAFADADFVIEAVFEELGVKQTVFAQVEEHVSAECVLATNTSSLSITDMASKLKHPERVVGFHFFNPVAVMPLLEIVRADKTDDATLATAFAVGKALKKSSVLVKDAPAFVVNRLLTRFMGEVVKSIDEGTPFEVADNALEPLGLPMSPLVLLQLVGPPVALHVAETMNRAFPDRFGVSDNMKAFVAAGKAAVWTWDSTGKPSVDPEVQELWQFGDAPLTAEQVRARALEGLAEEIRIMLDEGVVAEAQDIDLCMILGAGWPFWLGGVTPYLDREGISEKVNGKPFLAPGVASVPVA; this is translated from the coding sequence ATGCTGACCCAGGAACAGGCCCTCGCGGCCTTCCCGGACGAGGTCGTCACTCGCGCGGTCACGCGGCTGATCAAGGTTCCCGGCCTCGACAAGCCGGTCGCCTTCATCACCATCGACAACGGCCACGACCACACCCGCCCGTCCACGTTCGGCCCGCAGTCGCTGGTGTCGCTGAACGCCGCCTTCGACGCGGCCGTGGCGGCTGAGCCCGCCGCGATCGCCGTGACCGGCAAGCCGTTCATCTTCGCCGTGGGCGCGGACCTGTCCGGTGTGGAGCAGATCGCCGAGCGCGAGCGCGCGCTGGAGATCGCCCAGGCCGGGCACGACGTGTTCCGCCGGTTCACCGAGTCGAAGATCCCGACCTTCGCCTTCATCAACGGCGCGGTCATGGGCGGCGGCCTCGAACTCGGCCTGTCGTGCCACTACCGCACCCTCTCCGCGGGCGCGGCGGCCATCGCCCTGCCCGAGGTGTTCCTCGGCCTGTTCCCCGGCTGGGGCGGCACGCAGCTGCTGCCGAACCTGATCGGCCCGGACGCGGCCGTGACGGTGATCTTCGAGAACGCGCTGGCGCAGAACAAGATGCTCAAGCCGAAGCAGGCGCTGGAGCTGGGCATCACCGACGCGCTGTTCGACTCGGCCGACTTCCTGGAGCAGTCGCTGCTGTGGCTGGCCTCGGTGGTCAACGGCCAGGTCACCCCGGCCCGCCGCGAGATCGACCGCGGCGCCGAGTGGGACGCGGCCGTCGCGCGGGCGAAGGCGATCGTCCACGGCAAGACCAAGGGCGCGTCGCCGGGCGCCGAGCAGGCTCTTGAGCTGCTGGAGCTGGCTCGCGAGAACAACCTCGACAAGGGTTACGCCGCCGAGACCGAGGCCCTGGCCAACGTCCTGATGACCGACCCGCTGCGCGCAGGCCTGTACTCGTTCAACCTGGTCCAGAAGCGCGCGCGCAAGCCCGCGGGCGCCCCGGACAAGTCGCTGGCCCGCCCGGTGACCAAGGTCGGCATCGTCGGCGCGGGTCTGATGGCCAGCCAGATGGCGCTGCTGTTCGCCCGCCAGCTCAAGGTGCCGGTCGTGCTGACCGACATCGACCAGGCGCGCGTGGACAAGGGTGTGGGCTACGTCCACAGCGAGATCGACAAGCTGCAGGGCAAGGGCCGGGTCTCCCCCGACGGCGCCAACCGCCTCAAGGCGCTGGTGTCCGGTTCGCTGGACAAGGCCGCGTTCGCCGACGCGGACTTCGTCATCGAGGCCGTGTTCGAGGAACTGGGCGTCAAGCAGACGGTGTTCGCCCAGGTCGAGGAGCACGTCAGCGCGGAGTGCGTGCTGGCGACGAACACCTCGTCGCTGTCGATCACCGACATGGCCTCGAAGCTCAAGCACCCGGAGCGGGTCGTCGGCTTCCACTTCTTCAACCCGGTCGCGGTCATGCCGCTGCTGGAGATCGTCCGCGCGGACAAGACGGACGACGCGACGCTGGCCACGGCGTTCGCGGTGGGCAAGGCGCTGAAGAAGTCGTCGGTGCTGGTCAAGGACGCCCCGGCGTTCGTGGTCAACCGCCTGCTCACCCGCTTCATGGGCGAGGTCGTCAAGTCGATCGACGAGGGCACCCCGTTCGAGGTCGCCGACAACGCGCTGGAGCCGCTGGGCCTGCCGATGAGCCCGCTGGTGCTGCTGCAACTGGTCGGCCCGCCGGTCGCACTGCACGTCGCCGAGACGATGAACCGCGCCTTCCCTGACCGCTTCGGCGTCTCGGACAACATGAAGGCGTTCGTCGCGGCGGGCAAGGCCGCGGTGTGGACCTGGGACTCGACCGGCAAGCCGAGCGTCGACCCCGAGGTCCAGGAACTCTGGCAGTTCGGCGACGCCCCGCTGACCGCGGAGCAGGTCCGCGCGCGGGCCCTGGAGGGCCTGGCCGAGGAGATCCGCATCATGCTCGACGAGGGCGTGGTCGCGGAGGCACAGGACATCGACCTGTGCATGATCCTGGGCGCGGGCTGGCCGTTCTGGCTGGGTGGCGTCACGCCGTATCTGGACCGTGAGGGCATCTCGGAGAAGGTGAACGGCAAGCCGTTCCTGGCTCCGGGCGTGGCCTCGGTGCCGGTGGCGTAA
- a CDS encoding thiolase family protein — MAAPAASAAERAVRNVVFVDGVRTPFGKAGPKGIYAETRADDLVVKVIRELLRRHPELPPERVDEVAIAATTQIGDQGLTIGRTAALLAGLPKSVPGYAIDRMCAGAMTAVTTSASGIAFGAYDVVIAGGVEHMGRHPMGEGVDPNPRIVADKIVDPTALIMGQTAENVHDRYPAITKQRCDEFAARSQEKYAEAVKAGKIGPEFVAVSTRSAELGWGLATEDEPPRPGTTVEQLASLKTPFRPHGRVTAGNAAGLNDGATGCILAEEETARELGLPIGMRLVGFSFVGVEPEVMGVGPVPATEKALKRAGLSIEDIGLFELNEAFAVQVLAFLDHFGIDQDDPRVNQWGGAIACGHPLASSGVRLMTQLSRQFAEHPEVRYGINSMCIGIGMGGTVIWENPHWNGGGN; from the coding sequence GTGGCCGCACCCGCTGCATCCGCAGCCGAGCGCGCCGTTCGGAACGTGGTCTTCGTCGACGGTGTACGCACGCCGTTCGGCAAGGCAGGCCCGAAGGGCATCTACGCGGAGACCCGCGCCGACGATCTCGTCGTGAAGGTCATCCGTGAACTGCTGCGCAGGCACCCCGAGCTGCCCCCGGAGCGGGTGGACGAGGTCGCCATCGCCGCGACGACGCAGATCGGCGACCAGGGCCTGACCATCGGCCGGACGGCGGCGCTGCTCGCGGGCCTGCCCAAGTCCGTCCCCGGCTACGCCATCGACCGCATGTGCGCGGGCGCGATGACCGCGGTCACCACCAGCGCCAGCGGCATCGCCTTCGGCGCCTACGACGTGGTGATCGCCGGCGGCGTCGAGCACATGGGCCGTCACCCGATGGGTGAGGGCGTCGACCCGAACCCGCGCATCGTGGCCGACAAGATCGTCGACCCGACCGCGCTGATCATGGGCCAGACCGCGGAGAACGTGCACGACCGCTACCCGGCGATCACCAAGCAGCGCTGCGACGAGTTCGCCGCGCGCAGCCAGGAGAAGTACGCCGAGGCGGTCAAGGCGGGCAAAATCGGCCCCGAGTTCGTCGCGGTGTCGACCCGCTCGGCCGAGCTGGGCTGGGGCCTGGCCACCGAGGACGAGCCGCCGCGCCCGGGAACGACCGTCGAGCAGCTGGCGAGCCTCAAGACCCCGTTCCGTCCGCACGGCCGCGTCACCGCGGGCAACGCGGCGGGCCTCAACGACGGCGCGACCGGCTGCATCCTGGCCGAGGAGGAGACCGCGCGCGAGCTTGGTCTGCCGATCGGCATGCGCCTGGTGGGCTTCTCGTTCGTCGGCGTCGAGCCCGAGGTCATGGGCGTCGGCCCGGTCCCCGCGACGGAGAAGGCGCTCAAGCGCGCCGGTCTGTCCATTGAGGACATCGGCCTGTTCGAGCTGAACGAGGCGTTCGCGGTGCAGGTGCTGGCTTTCCTCGACCACTTCGGCATCGACCAGGACGACCCGCGGGTCAACCAGTGGGGCGGCGCCATCGCGTGCGGCCACCCGCTGGCCTCCTCGGGCGTGCGTCTGATGACCCAGCTCTCGCGCCAGTTCGCCGAGCACCCCGAGGTGCGCTACGGCATCAACTCGATGTGCATCGGCATCGGCATGGGTGGCACCGTGATCTGGGAGAACCCGCACTGGAACGGTGGTGGCAACTGA
- a CDS encoding nitroreductase family deazaflavin-dependent oxidoreductase — MSTRYQRPGRLTTDVFNRFVAFLVRRGVNVWGSRVLSVRGRKSGEMRSTPVNLLVHNGENYLVAPRGHTQWVRNLRAAGEGELRLGRKVFTFTAVELADDEKPELLRAYLKRWKFEVGMFFDGVDASSADTDLRRVAPDHPAFRITLA; from the coding sequence ATGTCGACTCGCTACCAGCGTCCGGGCAGGCTCACCACGGACGTGTTCAACCGTTTCGTGGCCTTCCTGGTCCGCCGCGGCGTGAATGTGTGGGGCTCGCGGGTGCTGTCGGTGCGCGGCCGAAAGTCCGGCGAGATGCGGTCGACCCCGGTCAACCTCCTCGTCCACAACGGCGAGAACTACCTCGTCGCCCCGCGCGGCCACACGCAGTGGGTGCGCAACCTGCGGGCGGCGGGCGAGGGCGAACTGCGCCTGGGCCGCAAGGTCTTCACGTTCACCGCGGTCGAACTGGCCGACGACGAGAAGCCGGAGTTGCTGCGCGCCTATCTCAAGCGGTGGAAGTTCGAGGTGGGAATGTTCTTCGACGGAGTCGACGCTTCCTCAGCCGACACCGACCTCCGCCGAGTCGCCCCGGACCACCCGGCCTTCCGGATCACCCTGGCATGA
- a CDS encoding ribonuclease D — MPGPGPSSAAVDPPVPVLLTEPADGTPDVVADREALRRAADLIAAGTGPIAVDTERASGYRYSQRAYLVQIRREGAGTFLVDPVAVDDEVEPLIEALAADEWVLHAASQDLPCLADLGLRPKELFDTELAGRLAGFDRVALGTLVELLLGYRLEKGHGAADWSRRPLPLDWLNYAALDVELLVPLRDALEAELRAQGKLDWALEEFEALRTAGPAAPRKEPWRRTSGIHSVRTARGLAAIRALWEARDTMARDRDIAPGRVLPDSAIIQAAAVSPTDEQALLQLPVFKGRAQRRLAGTWMRALRASAALPKSDLPDPSPPNDGPPPANRWADKFPEAAARLGAARTALTAIAEANRLPVENLLQPDLVRRTCWQPPEDIDLDTVTAALRVGSAREWQIALTGEALVTALRTTVTPQS, encoded by the coding sequence ATGCCCGGACCAGGACCCAGCTCGGCGGCCGTTGACCCTCCCGTCCCGGTGCTGCTCACCGAGCCAGCCGACGGCACCCCCGACGTCGTTGCCGACCGCGAGGCCCTGCGCCGCGCCGCGGATCTCATCGCCGCGGGCACCGGCCCCATCGCCGTCGACACCGAGCGGGCCTCCGGCTACCGCTACTCCCAGCGCGCGTATTTAGTGCAGATCCGCCGCGAGGGCGCGGGCACCTTCCTGGTCGACCCGGTGGCGGTCGACGACGAGGTCGAACCGCTCATCGAGGCCCTCGCCGCGGACGAGTGGGTGCTGCACGCCGCCTCACAGGACCTGCCGTGTCTGGCCGATCTCGGCCTGCGCCCCAAGGAACTCTTCGACACCGAACTGGCGGGTCGGCTCGCGGGCTTCGACCGCGTCGCCCTCGGCACGCTCGTGGAACTGCTGCTCGGCTACCGCCTGGAGAAGGGCCACGGCGCCGCCGACTGGTCCCGCAGGCCGCTGCCCCTGGACTGGCTGAACTACGCGGCGCTGGATGTCGAGCTCCTGGTGCCGCTGCGCGACGCGCTGGAGGCCGAACTGCGCGCCCAGGGCAAACTCGACTGGGCCTTGGAGGAGTTCGAGGCCCTGCGCACCGCAGGGCCCGCCGCCCCCCGCAAGGAGCCCTGGCGGCGCACGTCCGGCATCCACAGCGTCCGGACCGCGCGCGGCCTGGCCGCGATCCGCGCCCTCTGGGAGGCGCGCGACACGATGGCCCGCGACCGCGACATCGCCCCCGGCCGCGTCCTGCCCGACAGCGCCATCATCCAGGCCGCGGCGGTGTCCCCGACCGACGAACAGGCCCTGCTCCAGCTCCCCGTCTTCAAGGGTCGCGCCCAGCGCCGCCTCGCCGGAACCTGGATGCGCGCCCTGCGCGCCTCGGCCGCCCTGCCCAAGAGCGACCTGCCCGACCCGTCGCCGCCGAACGACGGCCCGCCACCCGCAAACCGCTGGGCCGACAAGTTCCCGGAAGCGGCGGCCCGCCTGGGCGCGGCCAGGACCGCGTTGACCGCGATCGCCGAGGCCAATCGACTGCCGGTGGAGAACCTGCTGCAGCCGGACCTGGTCCGGCGGACCTGCTGGCAGCCGCCGGAGGACATCGACCTCGACACCGTCACCGCCGCCCTTCGCGTGGGCAGCGCGCGGGAATGGCAGATCGCGTTGACCGGGGAGGCGCTGGTCACGGCCCTGCGCACGACTGTCACACCGCAGTCCTAG
- a CDS encoding TetR/AcrR family transcriptional regulator, which produces MTTKTPGARDRNRAALTLAIKEDARDQLATAGAQALSLRAVARNLGMSSSAVYRYYPCRDDLLTALIIDAYTSLADAVERADHQGTPRERWLDIWRAVRAWALANRHEYALIYGSPVPGYKAPQDTIAPAGRVPLLLLTIARAAEVADAEIDTTLRGQLAAVADAISIDLPPGAFARVMVAWTQLFGVVGFELFGQLVGSADPADALFDFSAAAMADFVGL; this is translated from the coding sequence ATGACGACGAAGACCCCAGGCGCGCGCGACCGCAACCGGGCCGCGCTGACGCTCGCGATCAAGGAGGACGCCCGCGACCAGCTGGCCACCGCGGGCGCGCAGGCCCTGTCCCTGCGCGCCGTGGCGCGCAACCTCGGCATGTCCTCGTCGGCGGTCTACCGCTACTACCCCTGCCGCGACGACCTGCTCACCGCGTTGATCATCGACGCGTACACCTCGCTGGCCGACGCGGTGGAGCGAGCCGACCACCAGGGCACGCCGCGCGAGCGCTGGCTCGACATCTGGCGGGCCGTCCGGGCCTGGGCGCTGGCCAACCGGCACGAGTACGCGCTGATCTACGGCTCCCCCGTCCCCGGCTACAAGGCCCCGCAGGACACCATCGCCCCAGCGGGCCGCGTGCCCCTGCTGCTGCTCACCATCGCCAGAGCGGCCGAGGTCGCGGACGCGGAGATCGACACGACATTGCGCGGACAGCTCGCCGCCGTCGCGGACGCGATCTCGATCGACTTGCCGCCGGGGGCGTTCGCGCGGGTAATGGTGGCGTGGACACAGCTGTTCGGCGTCGTCGGCTTCGAGTTGTTCGGTCAGCTCGTCGGTTCGGCCGACCCGGCCGACGCGTTGTTCGACTTCTCCGCCGCGGCGATGGCGGACTTCGTCGGACTGTGA
- a CDS encoding isoprenylcysteine carboxylmethyltransferase family protein has protein sequence MSALWDRTPLPAEHAVTMTAGLLLHARTRTRLPEGLAPAGWIVLVAGLGLNLWAVRARGVGDIDDPDRLVTAGPYALTRNPMYVGWSLLHLGTGLAARSPWLLAGWPLAAVMVHRAVLREERQLASLFGDEQASYARRVPRYW, from the coding sequence ATGTCGGCCCTCTGGGACCGGACACCCCTCCCAGCCGAACACGCGGTCACGATGACCGCGGGCCTCCTCCTGCACGCGCGCACCCGCACCCGCCTGCCCGAGGGCCTCGCGCCCGCCGGCTGGATCGTCCTGGTGGCCGGATTGGGCCTCAACCTGTGGGCCGTCCGAGCACGGGGAGTGGGCGACATCGACGACCCGGACCGACTCGTGACCGCAGGGCCGTACGCGCTCACCCGCAACCCCATGTACGTCGGCTGGAGCCTGCTCCACCTTGGCACTGGGCTCGCCGCCCGCTCGCCGTGGCTGCTCGCGGGCTGGCCGCTCGCCGCCGTCATGGTCCATCGCGCCGTCCTGCGCGAGGAGCGCCAACTGGCCTCGCTGTTCGGCGACGAGCAGGCGAGCTACGCGCGGCGGGTCCCGCGGTACTGGTGA
- a CDS encoding response regulator transcription factor: MAAVGLGQAVRTTPAGSLPANMVPHPREELFSVLVVDDHPLLREAIAARLTQMGAGTVHEAATVAEARARAQATGPCDLAILDLGLPDGSGIELVTELRSHGWPRIVVLASSDDPYAVRSAFQAGAQAYLLKSASPVVVTDGVRRVLEGGVYADPSVAPVLATGTRVPGTDNTPRELSAREVEVLQLVADGQSNKEIGEALNLSALTVKSHLSRIGRKLGTGDRAQMVALAMRAGVIR, from the coding sequence GTGGCTGCCGTCGGCTTAGGTCAGGCCGTTCGTACCACGCCAGCAGGCAGTTTGCCTGCGAACATGGTCCCGCACCCGCGGGAAGAGTTGTTCTCAGTGCTGGTGGTTGACGACCACCCACTGTTGAGGGAGGCGATAGCCGCCCGGCTCACGCAGATGGGCGCGGGCACAGTGCACGAGGCCGCCACGGTGGCCGAGGCGAGGGCTAGGGCACAGGCCACTGGGCCGTGTGACCTGGCGATCCTCGACTTGGGTCTGCCGGACGGCAGTGGGATCGAGCTCGTCACGGAGCTCCGCAGCCATGGTTGGCCGCGGATCGTCGTGCTGGCTTCGTCCGACGACCCGTACGCCGTACGGTCGGCCTTCCAGGCAGGCGCACAGGCCTACCTGCTGAAGTCCGCATCGCCGGTCGTGGTGACCGACGGGGTCCGCCGGGTGCTCGAGGGTGGCGTCTACGCCGACCCGAGTGTCGCCCCGGTCCTCGCCACGGGCACCAGGGTCCCGGGCACCGACAACACTCCGCGTGAGCTTTCGGCGCGCGAGGTCGAGGTGCTCCAGCTCGTCGCGGACGGTCAGTCCAACAAGGAGATCGGCGAGGCGCTGAACCTTTCAGCGCTGACGGTGAAGTCTCACCTGTCGCGGATCGGCCGCAAGTTGGGCACCGGCGACCGGGCGCAAATGGTGGCTCTCGCCATGCGAGCGGGCGTCATCCGATAG
- a CDS encoding DUF4386 domain-containing protein: MLTQTRRAAVTGGIGLLLMALLAFVANFVVVEKLVTRGDTAKTAGDILASEGLFRLGVAAFVVIVVLDVIVAWALWIFYGPTSVSTFAAWFRIVYSGVFLVGIIHLFGALRLAGSDPGLMMSEVDTFFDIWNLGLVLFGAHLLLLAYLTFKSSYVPTWVGALLAIAGAGYVVDSIGKVIFAGYQLDIGTVAGFGEVALLVWLLIQGRRVTIPEDRVQTV, from the coding sequence ATGCTGACCCAGACCCGAAGAGCCGCAGTCACAGGAGGGATCGGCCTGCTACTGATGGCCTTACTCGCTTTCGTCGCCAACTTCGTGGTCGTGGAGAAGCTGGTGACCCGAGGCGACACGGCCAAGACGGCGGGGGACATCCTGGCTTCCGAGGGCTTGTTCCGGCTTGGCGTGGCCGCCTTTGTCGTCATCGTGGTGCTCGACGTGATCGTGGCGTGGGCGCTGTGGATCTTCTACGGCCCGACGAGTGTCTCCACGTTCGCCGCGTGGTTCCGGATCGTCTACTCGGGAGTGTTCCTGGTGGGGATCATCCATCTCTTTGGGGCGCTGCGGCTCGCCGGGAGTGACCCGGGGCTGATGATGTCCGAAGTGGACACATTCTTCGACATCTGGAATCTGGGCCTCGTCCTCTTCGGCGCCCACCTGCTCCTACTCGCCTACCTGACGTTCAAGTCGAGTTACGTCCCCACCTGGGTCGGCGCCCTGCTCGCGATCGCGGGCGCGGGCTACGTCGTGGACAGCATCGGCAAGGTGATCTTCGCCGGCTACCAGCTCGACATCGGCACGGTGGCGGGCTTCGGCGAGGTGGCGCTGCTCGTCTGGCTGCTGATCCAGGGCCGCCGGGTCACGATTCCGGAGGACCGCGTCCAGACCGTCTGA